GAAGCGGAGCGCGAGCTCGCTGTGGGGCCCATCCCACTGGTTGCGTGCGTCTTGTGCCGCCCCCAGGAAGTGGCTGGCGTGGGCTGCTTTCCAGGTTGCGGCATGGGGAGGCTCGAGAAGGGTGCTGGCGTAGTCGCGGACGGTCTCCAGGAGGGAGAAGCGGAGGCCGCTCTCGGTCTCTTGGGTCTGGAGCAGGGCTTGGCGCTGGAGAGCGGTGAGGGCGTGGGCCGCCTCGGGGCCGACCACGGCGAGGGCCTGCTCTGCCCGGAAGCTGCCCCGGAAGAGCGAGAGTGCGGGCAGGGTCTGTCGGCTGTCTTCGTCGAGGAGCTCCACTGCGGCCTCCAGAACGGCGCGGAGTGATTTTTGGCGCTCGGGGATGCCGCGTTGTTCGGTGACCAGGACTTCGAAGCGTCGCTCCAGGCGCTCGACCATCTGGTGGGGGGTCAGGGACCAGGCTGAGGCCGCGATCAGCTCCAGTGCGAGTGGCCAGCCATCGAGCTTGCAGCAGAGCTGGGTGATGCTCTCGGCGTTGCGTGGGGTGAGCTGAAAGTCGGGGCGCACGGCCTGGGCACGGTCCAGGAGGAGCGCGACACTGGGGCAGCTTGCAAGGCCATCGAGGGTCGGGGTTGCGCTGGGGGTGGGGAGCGGGCCGACTGGCAGGACACGCTCTCCTGCAACCTGCAAGCTGACACGGCTGGTGACCACACAGGTCAGCGACGGGCAAGAGGCGAGGAGCTCTTGGAGCAGGCCCGCGAGCTCGTCGGTGCGCGTGTCGGCGCTGTCTAGGATCAGCAGGCTCTCTTGCTGGCGCAGGTGCTCAATACAGGCGGGGAGGGGATTGGCCTCCGCAGGGAGGTTCAGGCGAAGCGTATCGGCCAGGAGGCGCTCCAGAGGAAGTGTCTCTAGCAGCGAGAGAAACCAGACACGGCCGCTGTAGGTGCTACGGAGCGCCTCCCCGGCGGCTAGGGCCAGGCGTGTCTTGCCCACACCGCCTGGTCCCAGGAGGGTCAGGAGCCGTAGCTCGCCGGGGGCCAGCAGGACAAAGAGCCGTGCGAGCTCGTCCTCACGCCCAAAAAAGCGGGTCAGCGGGGTGGGGAGGAAGCCGACATGCTTGGGGCGTTGTGGGGCGGGGCTGGGCTCTGGTAGGGGGGAGGACACAGGTTCTATAGGCATGGTGGGCGGGTCGATCTTGGCAGGAAGAATCGGGCTCTCGGGGGCGGGGAGGTGGCTGAGGAGCTCGCGGGTTCGCAGGGAGGGGGCTCGTCCTAGCTCTTCTCTCAGGAGCTCTTCCAGGTCCTCGTACTGGCGCTGTGCTTGTTCGGGAAAGCCTGCCTGGGCATAGAGAGTGATGAGAGTGCGGTGGTTTTCTTCGTCGAGGGGGTCGGTCTGGACGGCGTTACGGGCGGTGGCGAGTGCCTGCTCCCGCTCCCCGGCTGCCCAGAGCTGGGCGGTACGCTGGCGCAGGGCAAGGGCGAACCTATCGGCGAGGCGGCTCCGCTCCGCATCGATCCAGTCGTCGTACCAGCCGATGAGCAGTGGAGCTTTGTAGAGC
This genomic interval from Armatimonas rosea contains the following:
- a CDS encoding BTAD domain-containing putative transcriptional regulator, with product MDKLWRIELLGGVQLVRADGSIARFATRKIASLLAYVAYFTGRPHAREVLAELLWPEAELDAQRNSFRVALNSLRKQLEPPGIIQGRVLIADRSALRLNPEAFTTDVQLFEDAIRRSDWAEAIALYKAPLLIGWYDDWIDAERSRLADRFALALRQRTAQLWAAGEREQALATARNAVQTDPLDEENHRTLITLYAQAGFPEQAQRQYEDLEELLREELGRAPSLRTRELLSHLPAPESPILPAKIDPPTMPIEPVSSPLPEPSPAPQRPKHVGFLPTPLTRFFGREDELARLFVLLAPGELRLLTLLGPGGVGKTRLALAAGEALRSTYSGRVWFLSLLETLPLERLLADTLRLNLPAEANPLPACIEHLRQQESLLILDSADTRTDELAGLLQELLASCPSLTCVVTSRVSLQVAGERVLPVGPLPTPSATPTLDGLASCPSVALLLDRAQAVRPDFQLTPRNAESITQLCCKLDGWPLALELIAASAWSLTPHQMVERLERRFEVLVTEQRGIPERQKSLRAVLEAAVELLDEDSRQTLPALSLFRGSFRAEQALAVVGPEAAHALTALQRQALLQTQETESGLRFSLLETVRDYASTLLEPPHAATWKAAHASHFLGAAQDARNQWDGPHSELALRFFDEERENLLAALQYSTPEQAVSLLAAAWPFWNATGLAEEGTQLLEAALTHAPDSAEAWLGLGRLQVSLGRLSEAQLSLARSEEGFTNSCPRQPTAIFQRALAARDAGNLEQACSAFQRFAEVCADDPWAVQWAERERAQLCGDSVESELPEIGEVLLELGFVAAAQGDLATGRALVSDARASFQQNGDTRLCQIASERLARIAGQQRDAQGARRATDEALALARQNDDPGAIARLMRLQWQNLRIPT